A segment of the Carya illinoinensis cultivar Pawnee chromosome 1, C.illinoinensisPawnee_v1, whole genome shotgun sequence genome:
tcacCCCTGTATTGTTAATCAACATTATACCCTAAATAGATCTTTTAAATGTTTTTCAGATTTACTGATCACTTGGTTTTTAATTTGTGGCATTTATAGGAGGCATGCATGTAGAAGGATAAGGTAGTCACCTGGGGCTAACGAGTTTATGTGTTCTTGTACTCCCTTTGACCTGTCAAACCATCTTAATTATATAAGAAACAGACTTATACTGTATAGAAGTTTAACTTATAATAGTCAAAGCGAAGTCAAAGTCTTGCTAGTTGCATATATAAGCAGCAGTACCCCTTCAATACAACATGGTCATAATAAGACATGCTCATAAGTTTGCCCTTAATAAATTAGGAAACAATCACACCCTGGGTATTTCATAGTAAATACCCAACTGGAAACCACCTTCGTTGAGGCATGTGGCTGCCACCAAGTAGCTTCATCTGCATATAAAAGGAAATATTGTTCAGTcatttcttaattcatgtatctCTTGGCTTATTTTGCTATGGATATACGCtcgtaatatattataatattattcaaaagttCATATTTTAAACTTGTCCATAAACCACATATTATAGGGACCATTTTACAATACACCATTAACTTTGCTGGTAAAGATGAACACTGGATGCAGTAAAAAAGTATGCCCAGATCTTGTTATACATTCCTATACTAGATGGTGAATTGTCTTTTTGTATCCTCAATGAAGCTTCATCTATGTGGTTTATGTCATGCTTGATCCTTACTTATTTGCTGAGGGACCTACCATGACACCAAAGTATATCACACAAAATTTATAGCCAGCTGAAATATAAACCACTCACATGCAACTACACAGCATGTGAGATCGAGTTTGTACTAAGTTTtatcatataaataatttaaaaaaaaaaaaaaaagatttcagtCTCCAATTTCTTAAGCTGCATACACCTACCCTGTAAGCCTAATTTGCTGCAACTATAAGAAGTTTATCACCATTTGATAAACTTCTCAATCtgtttccatccattgtacattcGATAGCAGTTGTTATTGATGGCATTTATACTGTTCTATGTTCATGAGTTATATGTGAGACTAAACTCATACTCAAATCCCATCTAATGCAATCATAACGTTTTGAGCTATCCCAAACCTAGGATAGCAGTACATGGTTATTCAAAATATGACCACACTGCAATTACCAGCCATGTTCCAAACACTGccctaaacatatatataatagtatgaACATTCTGTAGTGCATTGAAACAATACTCAAAATAGCACTATCATGAGCATAGATGAGAACTTACACCAAGTTTGTCATCATCACCCCATTACCCCAACTCTGGTCCTTTACCTCCACATGTGGAACCTGCATAATGCTCAGAAAGTGGTATCAGTCTGATAATCATTAACTTTGCATTTTCTTATCCTTGGTTCAGTACATTATATTATAGTGTTATTAATGTATATAGCTTAATAAAGTAGTCAACATACACAATGTGAGAACGCTgacttttaataataaataatgacaAGAAGTCCTCATTTCCGAAATtccaaatatataaatgattatGAAAAACATACCATCATCTGAATCTGATGTACTATCATCGGCAACTGCAATACTGTCTTCTTCGCTGTCCTCGCTATTAGTGGAGGCATCGTCAACTCCCAGCTCATCATCAACGACAGCATCCTCGACGTATTCCTCGTGGTCAGGTAGTTCAGATGGTTGCTGTTCTAGCATGATCGAAGGGTCAAGCAGCAATGGTTCTTCATCTACCCTGTTCAACGGAGTCATCAAGTCTGGGTCACTGCATTGGGCATACGGCACGTTTGTGGCAATGTTTTCATCCTCCTGTAAAGCGTCATCCTCACCAGAATCGGCACTATCATCCGCCTCCTCAGCTGTTGAAACTAAAGGGATGTTGTATACATTTCTATTCGTTATCTTATGAACCACATACCAACTACCCGCCACACTCACGTCTTTTACATAAAACACTTGTTGAGCTTGGCAAGCAAGAGCAAaaggctcatctttataccatgttCTAGACGTGTTCAGGCTGGTTAGATGGTCCCCAACGCGAATCCCTCTTCGCTTATCACCAACATCCCACCACTCACATTGAAACAAATACACCTTACGCCAACCCATATATCGTAATTCTATGATATCATTCAACACCCCATAGAAGTCTATGGGATTTGATTGATGTTCCCCTCGGACAACCAAACCGCTATTTTGCGTTCGTCGGTGCCTCTCTCGATCCTTTGTTTGAAACCTAATTCCATTCATTATGCAACCAGCATATGACGCAACCCACTTGTCCGGACCACATGCAAGTGCATATATTTCATCTCGTACACTGGTTGGATCCATTGCACGCTTCTCTCGAATCTAGTGACCAAGCAAACAACAATTCGAATCATGCTTGCAAAATAGGAGATACAACTATCtgtttttaataatatcttaaaagaatttttattttagacaaCGTGATTACAGTCAATTAAAGTTTACAAacttttatgttggatttaaatGTAATGCACACCAACCGGGGTGCCTCTCATGAAAAGGTTGTTTGTTCATTATGCAAGAGAAATACATACATGTTTCTTGAACCACCCGGGAAATTGAGCCTCGTGCCTGCTCGCAGTGTTGGTTGTGACTTCCCTTGTAATCATGTTATAATGCTCACTGCAAAACAATGTCTTATAGTTACACGGTGTTTTGATGATGAGATGAACACTTCGGTAACTGCAAAGAATTCACCACTTACTCGAGATAATGCTCGATCTCGCcacaattatttagcacataCCAGTGGGCTCTTGCAAATAATTTCTCGGCTAGCATGTGAATGTTGGCTGCCCCGAGCGGACGTACCTTTTGTGAGAATACAGAGAAAAATTCTTCATTACTCTGTTCTGGAAGGTCTACGTTTCTTTCAACCCGTTCATATCTGGTCTCAATGTCATTGAGATACATTGAGCAAAACGTCAAACACTCAACATGAACATATGCTTCGGCAATTGAGCCCTCCGGGCGGGCTTTGTTCCGGACGTAACGTTTGAACTTCCCTAAGTACCTctcaaaaggatacatccacctatattgcacTGGTCCAGCAAGCAATGCCTCGTCCGGTAAATGAATTGCGAGGTGCACCATTATATCAAAAAATGCAGGTGGGAAGATCATCTCAAGTTTACATAGGATGATAGAAATTTCTGCCTGAAGCCGATGCAATGATTCATAAGTCAATGTTCGAGCacacaattctttgaaaaatgtaCTTAGCTCGATCAAAGCTAGCCGAATGTCAGGCCGCAGATAACCACCAATCACGACCGGAAGCAACCGTTGGAGGAAAATGtggcagtcatgacttttcattcctGAAATTTTTCCCTCACGAATATTCACACACCGAGCAATGTTAGAGGCGAAGCCATCTGGGAATTTAACTTGTGACACCCACTCGCAGAAGGATATTCTTTCATTTTGGTTTAGGGTGTAACATGCAAGACTCATTCGGCAACGATCGCCATCCGGACGTAAGTGTAATTCCTTCCTCAGTCCTAGATGTTCCAAATCCCTGCGCGCATTTGCAGTGTCCTTACTCTTTCCATCAATACTCAGCAAGGTGCCCAACACACTATCACAgatgtttttctcaatatgcattacatctaGGTTATGTCTCAACTCTAAGTCTTGCCAGTATGGGAGATCGAAGAAGATGCTTTTCTTTGTCCAGTTTAATTCTTGTGGTGCCCGTTTCCTCTTCCGTGAACTTTTCCCGAATTGCACATTCGGGACCACGGATAATGATTCAAATATAGCTTGGGCTGAAAGCTTTTCTGGCTGAATCCGAACCTCATTGGCACCATTGAAAGCACGTTTTTTCCTTCTCCACGGGTGGTCCAGAGCCAACCATCGACGGtggcccatataacaatgtttacgCCCATACGCCAACCACATAGAATCGGTATCAACATTACATACAGGACATGCCAACTTCCCCTTCGTGCTCCATCCAGAAAGATTGGCATATGCAGGGAAGTCATTTATAGTCCAAAGTAAAGATGCATGTAATCGGAAAACATCAGAACTGAATGCATCATATGTCTCAATACCAACCTCCCATAATTCTTTCAACTCATCAACTAAAGGACGCAGGAAGACATCGATATCATTTCCTGGTGATTTAGGACCAGGTATCAAACAGGTCAACATAAAGTATGGGTCTTTCATGCAAGACCAAGGTGGCAAGTTGTAAGGTAGAAGTATTACTGGCCATATACTATAGGGCTTTCTCATGTTATTGAACGGGTTGAACCCGTCACTCGCTAGTCCAAGACGGACATTACGAGAATCTTTGGCAAACCAATCATGTTTCCTGTCAAAATCTTTCCAAACCTTGGAATCAGCTGGATGCCGCATACAGTTCAAATCATCAATACGGCCCTCTTTATGCCATCGCATGGCTTCTGCTGTCTTCTTTGATAGATAAAGGCGTTGCAACCTAGATTTCAATGGAAAATAACGCATCACTTTCTGAGGTACCCGGTGTTTACTCGTCATTGAGATCCACCTAGATGCGTTGCATTTAGGGcattcatctttgtcttcatcatCTTTCCAAAACAACATACAGTCATTTGGGCATACATGGATTTTGTTGTAACTAAATCCCAACCCACGCTCTAGCTGACGTGCATCATTATAGTCTTCAGGCAAGAGAGCACTCGGGAATGCAGACTTCAATAGCTTTAGCAACATGTTAAATGACTTCACGTTCCAACCCCCGATTGTCTTGATGTGAAGCAACTTCACCATAAATGATAGCTTTGAGTAGGTTGTACACGATGGATATAGTGGACGTCGTGCATCCTCGACGTACTGTTCAAACGTATGGTGTCTAGAAGTCCCAACGTTGGGCTGTGCATTATCATCATCACTGCCACTAGCATTTAAACCGGTAATATCATCCACAAAGGATCCCACCcgaatgtcatctaacatctcatcgACGTCATCAATGTACTCTCTAGTATCATCTCCATCATCCTCATCGTCTGACCGGTTCGCATGAAaaggatcatcttctccatgaaatatccattgaGTATAACTTCTATCAATCCCTCTCAAAAATAGATGATCCCTCACAATAGTAAATGGCTGGAAGAAGTTATTACGACAGTCCCGACAAGGACACCTAATTGAGTCACTGGAAGGAGCATTGGATTGAGCCATTAATAAGAATTGATTAATGCCTTCGGCATATTCATGGGACcgcaatctatcttcaatatgcatccaagatTTATCCATTTAAATCTTGGTAGCTCAAAAGTAGGCCACAGTAACTTTGCTCTTGATCAAGCTAGTATGAAGTGGACTCTATTAAGACCCTGACAGAGTTAAATAGATAGAACAACTTTTAGCAATATAGTTTGTTAGCAAAGAATTGTATGAGAAGTTGAATGGGTGATGAAGATAGGAAAAATGCAGCTTGTCCAGCACTGCAGTACATACTAAAAACATACTGGAATGAGTAAGAATGGGGAGATATATAATCATGCTTGCAGGCATGATTATATCTATTGGTTCAGTACATTACTTATAGAAAGCATATGACTTATAACTAAGAAGCAAGCAGATTTCTTGCACAAGCATCTCATCTAGTGTCAACACTTTATACGCATCGATTCTATAAATGAGTATTGTCTACTGTGAGTGTTCAAAATCTGCTCCCAATAAATTAGAGGCACGCAACGACATTAAGAAAGGCAGTCCAATTGTGTAGTATATGCATGGCCCTATAATTCCCAAATAACAAGTTTGTCACCTAGATGCTTGAATCATATCCTCAATGGCAGTACATTTTCATACCCTACTAACTTGTGTGGATTATGCATGCTAGCAAGGAAAAATAGAATGGCAAACGGAAAATATTGAACCacagaaaatattaaaacaaaagctGAAAAAGGAAATGCTTtatgaaaaattcaaaacagaTCTTTTAACAAAAAACAAACTGGAGACCAAATAGGATAAAACAAATCCAATGGCACCCAGGGGAAAAAACCTAATCACTAAATTGAGATGGGAAAAACagtatatttaaacaaataaagcaTCAGAAAGAACAAATTCACAGCAATACGGTCAACCACTTTGTTATACAGCCATAATAATTCCCCTACATGTAGACTAGTAAGAGATGGCAAATCTCCATACAACCACCCGCTTAAATACAGTATTGCTGAAGCAAAAAAAGaagtttatcatgttttggaaaCACAAATTGAATCCAAACAGTTTCAATAGAAGTAGGTGTAAAGCCATTGAATTGGTTAAGACTATGTTCATGAGTTAGATTAAAACCATAGGCATCTATAAAGACACTCACATGCCAAAGACTTATTATACCAGTCCATTAAACAATATATAAAGTTTCAACAACAAATTTCCTGCTGAAAATCATACCAACAACAATTTCATAACAGAGGGCCTACTGCATTACATTTCCACCCTGTTCAATGTCACACATTCAATTATGGATTCATCATTCCATTTTTATGGTTACAAGcttcaaagataaaaaaaccTAAGCTACTGGAAACTGTACTAGTTCAACCGTTTCATACATGCTTGATCTCAAGTGCATTTGAAATAGAAGAGCTCTTGGAATGTGCTTCAACTAACAAAGCGACACCAGGTAAGAAAACAATGGAATAAaagcaaaatttaaataatatataatacataaataaaaaggaagagaaaaaagtaTGCCTGGAAGTGAGAACTGAATGCTTGATCAAGCTAGAAAGGTGTTTTAACCCACAACTGGTTTTATTTCAGTTGGCAGAAAGTGCCATAACCAAAAAGGGTCAGGGATTATTACCCTTTTTGGTAGTGGTACAGGAAAAAAGGACATTATTATGAGAATAAGCATTTCTATGGAAGgaagatatattatataatatatacaaagaaGCCACTAACACTAACAGCCTCAAATGAGTTCATAGGAAggtaaatattacaaaaacagaCTCAGATAAAAAGAGCAAAGGGCTAGTTAGCAATGACAAGCTTCAATTGTTAAGCAGGGTTGCTTAACTCACaaataaaaatgtataaatCAGAAAACCGTGGATAGCAGAAAAAAGACTCCAAAACTTAAATAATTATCAAACTCCCAAAGCTTGCCGATgggtgaaaaaggaaaaaaagggaagCAAGAATAATAGAGGGGCGATTAATTTTCAGATATGGGTTGCATAGTGTGGTCTTGGCAACTACAGAAGGATAGCAGGAAATAAAGCTGCAGAAGGCATTGCCAAAGATGCAATGTCACTTAAAAATCCATTAATGGATAAAGAAAATGTCCCTAAGTGTATTTCTGAAATTGTATTACAATAAGCTTTATATAGCATTTTTGATCCAAGAAAAAAGGTATTCCTGTCACCCTCTAGCAATTCAGTTTCCAAAAACATGCTATCTATAAAAGCAAGTATTCCGAATCATATGATGAAGATTCGGCATCCATAGGTATTCAGCATCTACTACCTGTGTGCTTCAGTAGCTCATATGTAAATACCAAACAGAAATATCCCTACTTAAGTAATCATGTTTGTGTAAAAGTGCAGGTTTATTTGGCTGTCCATGTTGTGAAACTGATAAACATTCCAAACTTTCAACTTGACTTTCA
Coding sequences within it:
- the LOC122276622 gene encoding uncharacterized protein LOC122276622, translated to MGWRKVYLFQCEWWDVGDKRRGIRVGDHLTSLNTSRTWYKDEPFALACQAQQVFYVKDVSVAGSWYVVHKITNRNVYNIPLVSTAEEADDSADSGEDDALQEDENIATNVPYAQCSDPDLMTPLNRVDEEPLLLDPSIMLEQQPSELPDHEEYVEDAVVDDELGVDDASTNSEDSEEDSIAVADDSTSDSDDGSTCGGKGPELG